CACCACGCCATGTAATCCTCTTGGTTCCTAAGTGAGGTGGCCGTCTTGTCCTCATGACTGAAAAGAATCGAGCTTAGATGACTTGCCTGAGGCTGCAGCCGGGAGGTAGCCGAGATGGAATTAACCTCTAACTCTTTGACAGCAGGGCCGCTGTTCAGGGCAGAGGGGTTGGAATGAGACTCCCGCAATGACATTAGTGCTGTGCCCCTAAGCACGTCTTAATGtctctgagcctcaatttcctcattgATGAAATGGGAGTAATAACATTTTCCTCAGTGCAGATTAAATATGTACTACAAATGCTTGTGGGTTTTGTTAAAACAAGAATCATCACATCATCTGGCCGTGCAAGTGAAGCTCCGCTTAATTCTGGTCTGGGTAGAGGGTGATGTTTGGAAAGGGTGGCGTTCCGTCTCTGAACAGCAGGGTGGGATAGATAATGGTGTCAAGGGGCATGCTGGGTGGTAGGAAGGGTGGGGGCAAGTCACACGTGGTGAGCAGGAGCAGGGACCATAGGTGACAGGGGGCCATGTAGACTTCTGGTTGCCCGAGTCTGACATGACCCGGAAGATGAGGACGGGTGAAAGGAGAgatgggagggaggggcagaaggAGGACTGAGGCTGGCTCCTGTCCACACGCCCTCCCCACAGTCTATCCGGCGTCTGATGGAGGCTGAGAAGGTGAAGGGCTTCTGCCAGGTAGTCATCTCCTCCAACCTGCGTGATGGCGTGTCCCACCTGATCCAGTCTGGGGGTCTCGGGGGCCTCCAACACAACACTGTGCTTGTCGGCTGGCCCCGCAACTGGCGGCAGAAGGAAGATCATCAGACATGGAGAAATTTCATTGGTAATGCCGTGGTGGGCTGGGGGATGTGTGCAGGGCTGGCCCTAGGCATCTCTGGGCCTGAGGGATTCCCAAGCACAGCCCAAGTGTGGAGTCAGCCTATGCAGGTGATGCCATGTGCCAGCTAAGTGCTAAGTGCCGAGGACTCAGCTGTGAAGGGCAGTCTTGGCCCACGGGCCCCGGCAGGGTGACAGAGGGCAGGGGAAAGGGCTACAGTTTTGGAGTCACAGTGGTGTGGGTCTGCATCTCAATGCTGGTCCTACGGAACTGTGTGGTTGTGCCCAAGTGAGTCACCTCTTGGAGCCACAGACTCCTGGGGAATAGTCAGAAATAGCAACAATAACATTTCCAGAGCACATTCGGTGTGCCAGGCAAGTTGAGGCTTTCTCGGACATTCTCATTAGTGCCCCGAGGGCCAGACACTGTTATCTCCACCGCCGTAATGGTGTGAGACTGAGGCCCCCGAGACATTAAGGAATTTGGTTAGGTCCCACAGCTGGGAGGCCAGGTTTGAACCAGCCCAGAGGTTGCACTGTTAATTCCAAACAGTTCTGTCTCCTTTAAGGGTTCAGTGTGGCCACACAAGGTGGGTAGTGCCTAATCATACAGGTGACATCATTACCATTTGACAAATGGGGAAATGGGGGCTCAGAGAGACCAAGGAAGTTTCCCCATCCAAACAACAAGTGTGCAGTGAGGCCCAGGTAGAGGCCATTCTTCTGAGTCTTCCGGCTCATGGTCAAGGCCAGATGGGGTGTCGTAGGGTGCTGGGTACAAGTATTCAGTATTGGGGGGATCAGAGTCCCTGTTCCCTTCTGGACCTTTTCTTGGTCTCCCTCAGAACTGGTCCGGGAAACCACAGCTGGCCACCTGGCCTTGCTGGTCACCAAGAACGTGTCCATGTTTCCCGGGAATCCCGAGCGCTTCTCTGAGGGCAGCATCGACGTCTGGTGGATCGTGCACGACGGGGGCATGCTCATGCTGCTGCCCTTCCTGCTCCGCCACCACAAGGTGCCAGGGGTGACCACACCGGGAGCGGCGCGCGCGCGGCCTCACGCCTCACGGGCCAGTGCACACGGGCGGGGCTCCGAGCGCTGGTTGTGGCCGCTCTCCTGGCTCTTTTTCCCAAGCAAGTCACACCTCAGTGGGGGTACCTCAGACCtcagcggggggtgggggggcctaCAGGTAGAGGCTTGCAACAACGTATGTGTAAGGAACACTTGGGAACGGTGAGGGAGCAAGGGTCTCGGGCGTGGGTCTTCTCATTGCCCCTGGGTGGCCCTTTCTGCATAGGCTTCAATCTTTGCAGGTCTGGAGGAAGTGCAAGATGCGGATCTTCACGGTGGCCCAGATGGACGACAACAGCATTCAGATGAAGAAGGACCTGACCACTTTCCTGTACCACTTACGGATTACTGcagaggtggaggtggtggagatGGTACGCCCCAGAATCCGTGGAGTTCCACCTGGGCCTCTTCTCTCTTGGCCCAGCACCTGTCAGCGGATGATGCCGGATACCTCTCAGCCTCTTACAAGCTCACCCAAGAgctcatccctccagccctcccttctgaGAATAGCCAATGTCTCATTGCGCTCATTCCGTGCCAAACACTGACTGCCCTTGCACTTTGTACACAGGAATTCTCACACCAGCAACACCTAGACAGAACTAGAGATTTTAATGTACAAGTAGACTATTGGGACACAGAAAGGTTAAGTCATTGTCCCCACAACACAGTAAGTAGTGAGCCAGGATCCAAATCCAGGCAGGTTGCTCTAGAGCCTGTTCCTAGTagacattatctatctatctatatatatttatcttatcCATACATCTCCCCAGCTTATTTATGTGTCTTCCCATCCCTCTGTGTACTTGTGACCTACCCATATATTCATTGATGTAATCATTCACTCAACACTCCATTCATCTTGGTGTGTGTATTCATTCAtccctttgttctttttaaaaagttcttcccCTTCTTCATTCACTCAGGTAATTAATTAATCTACTCATTCGTTACTTCATCCATTCATATCCCTGGTTCTGTGTTAGGCGAACAGGGAGTGAGCTGCCTGCTTCCCCAGATCTTTGCCCTCTTTGCACCACCCTTACCTCCTACAGCCTTGGTGCTGTTAGGGCGTGGGGTAGGAAGCCCCAGGCTGGTAGGGGGAGGGGGCCTGCCTCCCACCTTTGACTTTCCTGAGCTCAGAGTGCctgctttcctccctcctctcaccCCACCCCGCCTCTTCCTACCCACAGCACGAGAGGGACATCTCAGCCTATACCTATGAGAAGACACTGGTGATGGAGCAACGCTCCCAGATCCTCAAACAGATGCACTTAACGAAGAACGAGAGGGAGCGGGAGGTGAGGTCACTCTCAGAGCCTCAGGCTGCTGCTGGCCTTGGGTCTCTGCGCAGGTGTAAGATGGTCCAGGACCCACACCCCTGGTCATCAGTCCTGCTCCTCTCACCCCGTGACTCCTTATCCACCCCAACCTCCAGGCATTAGGCTCCTCTGCAGTGGGAGTGCACGCTGCTACTGCATTGGCCCGGCGCCCTAACCATGGTACAGAGGGACCTTGGCATTGGGATAGACTTTCCCCATCTGTATGAGACTTCTGAGGCCCAATGGAGAATAGTGGATAGTAAATCTGTGTCAGTGACGAGTCTTCATGGGCGTGGTCTGCCAGTGTGGGAGACAAGGGTTCATGTAATAGACTCTCAGAGAGCGGGTAACAGATGGATATTTAAAGACATAGCTGGTGGGTAGGAGTTAGGGGCAAGTCTCCTAGGGTGTGATTGAAGAGCTCTCAGGGGTAATGGTGACAGGCCTTCCATGGGGTAAGGTCTCCCAGATGTCAATCACTGGTCTCCTGGAGTACAGATAAAAGACCCATGCCAGGGAGTGGAGTCCCTGGGGGTAGGTGAGGGATGAAACCCCTGGTCCCAGACAGAAGAGCTAATGGTGGTGGGCGTTAAATGCCTGAGGAATGAGTGGCAGCTGGTGTAGGTGGGGTGAAGAACTGTGGGTTATGAGTCTCCCAGGTGTGGAGAATCCATTTCTCAGGATGTGGTTGACGGATCTTCAGGGAAATGTGTGATGGGTACCCCTCTGGGCTGGGAACGATGGGCCGTCTTTGGGCAATAGCAAACGTGGTGAGGACCAGCACATGCCCGGACCAGCCAGAGCTGAGGCAGTGCTGGGTCTGAGCTTTGCCGGGCACCTGCAGGTGTTAGCCTGCCGGCTGACGACGGCAGGGAGGTCTGGGCCCTAGAGGCCAGTGGCCAGGTCAGTGGTGAAGTAGCTATTTGATCTTGAAACACGGTACTGTCTTCACCATGGGCGTTCTTCTGGAATGTGTGTATCCTGGGTGAACACCAGCGGTAGTGGCTCTTGGCAAGGCGTGGGTGGTGACTCCCAGCCGAGCTGGCACCAACCCGTGTCATCCCCCAGATCCAGAGTATCACAGATGAGTCTCGAGGCTCCATCCGGAGGAAGAATCCAGCCAACACTCGGCTCCGCCTCAATGTCCCAGAAGAGACAGCTGGTGACAGCGAGGAGAAGCCggaggaggaggtgtgtctcACGGGTGGTTTGGCCCTCGCCCATGGGAGCCAACCTTTGGCCACTGAGGAGTCACGGGCTGGCACTTCTTCTCTCTCAGGTGCAGCTGATCCATGACCAGAGCGCTCCCAGCTGCCCCAGCAGCTCGCCGTCCCCAGGGGAGGAGCCCGAGGGGGAGGGCGAGACAGATCCCGAGAAGGTGCATCTCACCTGGACCAAGGACAAGTCCGTGGCAGAGAAAAACAAGGGTCCCAGCCCCATCTCCTCCGAAGGCATCAAGGAGTTCTTCACCATGAAGCCGTAcgggcctggggtgggggtgggggttggggttCCAGGCTGGGGGCGGGCCCCAGGGTCTTGCTCAGCTTGGCAGAACCTGTGAACAGGAGGGTCCCGGTCTGGCAGTCTGaagaagggcgggggggggggttggggggccTGGGCCTGATCACTGAGGGTCAGATCTCACTTCCACATGAAGGAGGcgggggccgggggcggggggagtgaCTCCACGCTGACCCAGTGCAGATGATGGTGGCTCAGCCGcaccctttcctctcttcctgacccctctctttttctttctttgcttctctttgtGTTTCCTGAAGGGAGTGGGAAAACTTGTAAGTTCGTCAGcacttttccattttctcttctagGTTTCTGTGAATCCCCAGTTGCCCCCCTCCCCCGTGCCCCTCCCCCGGCCTCCAGGGTATCTGAACAGGCCAGCTGGGAGAGGTCTGGGGATGGGGGCGGGAGTCCCAGGCTTGCAAAGATTAGGCCCCAGCAGACCAATTCGGGCTGGGTGGGCACCCAGACCCaacttttcctctctttccccccaacccccacacgCTCGCTTTCGCCCCTTTCTCCTTCCAGGAACCAGTCCAACGTGCGGCGCATGCACACAGCCGTGCGGCTGAACGAGGTCATCGTGAACAAATCCCGGGACGCTAAGCTGGTTTTGCTCAACATGCCCGGGCCTCCCCGCAACCGAAACGGTGATGAGAACTGTATCCTGGATTTAAGTAAACTAGGGGCAGTGGGAGGAGGTGCGCGCCCGCCGGGGGGAACCTGGGCCTCAGCCAGGACCTGCTTCCGGATCAGCACCGCGGTCAGGGAGGTGCGGGAGTCGGGGGAGCTTTGTCCTTGACCATCATCTCTCAGACATGGAGTTCCTCGAGGTCCTCACGGAGCAACTGGACCGGGTGATGCTGGTCCGCGGCGGCGGCCGCGAGGTCATCACCATCTACTCCTGAGGGTCAGGACCTGCCACCCGGGTCCCCGAGCGCGCCCGGCCCGCGCCCCCCGCCGCTGTCACCGTTTACATCAGCCCCCTCCACCCCCGTGCCCGTGCCCTGGCCCCTTTCCCCGCTGCCTGCCGCCCGCAGGCCACGCCCGTCGGGGCTTGACTCGGCCCCGGGCGCCCGGAGCGCGGAGACCAGAGCCCCGAGCGAGCACCCCGGCGGGGCGGCCCGTGCGTCTGCCGACGCCCCTCTTCTGAGTCCGGCCCGCGGACGAGACGCAGTGGTCGCCGTCGGCGGTGGGGAGGCGGCGTGGCGAGGGGCGGAGCTGGGGCGTGCGGACCCCCCGGCAGGTCCTCGCGGCCCAGTCTTCCGCCGGCCCGCTCGCCGAGCCGCGGGTCTGTACATAGTGTACAGCAGACATCGCGTGTATTTTTAACGTCCCCATATTTATGTCACTCGAAGCGCTACGGACCTCTCGCTATGGCCGAGCCGCTCTCCCGCCGCGAGCGCCCAGGGGAGGCGGGGGCCTCGGGGAAGCCGGGTGTCCTTCGcccccgagagagagagagctaaagcAAAACGGGCTCCGGGGCCCAGGCGGGGGTCATGGTGGTCTTGGTGCCCTCGGCGGCCCCGCCCCGCTCTCTCCTCCTCGCCCTTCCGCCGGCCGTGCGCGCCCtcggcttccctccctccccctccagtTCTTTTCGGGGGGGGGACGGGTGACCCCCGCGTCCAGCTTTCCCCCACCCCTGGATTCGCCTCCCAGCGGATGCGAGCTTCCTCGGCGGCTGCAGAGACGCGTGCGCGACTCTTCTCGTCGCCTCTTGTGCAAGTTGGGGCTAGGATGGGGAAGGGGCGCTTCTCTGGGGGACAGACCGAGGGACGCCCGAGCCCCACCGAGGAAGCCCCGCCCCGGTGCCTTGGGGAGGAGCAGGCGTCTCTCCACCGTCGGCACGTCGCCTGCTCCCCCTATTCCGTGGCTCCTCGCCAAAGACTGAACTTGTGGAGCTGGAGGGCGGCCCCCTCCCCAGTTTCACCTGGGACAGGTGGGGGAGCAGGGGCGGACTCACCGGGAGGCCTCCGATGTTTCCTCCCCCATGTCCCCATCTGCAGCTTCTGCTTCGGGGAACCTGCTGCCTACCGGGTGTTCTGGGGCTGGGCCTCTAGCTTAGGTCTCCCAACACCGGGTCCTGCGGGAGGACTGGAGTCTCGGCGCTCGGTTCTTTGCGCCTCTCTGTCCTCCTCTAACTAGGACTCAAGGCCTTTGGCTTTCCCAACTCCAGTCCATGGCGCTTCCGCTCCACCAGACCCCCGTCAGTGGGGAGGTGCCCTCTGCCCTCTGAGAGGTGTTTGGCCGGTTCCCTTTCCCCAGGGCACGTTACTAAGGGGATAGGCACTGCATGCTCCTTTAAGCGCCCTCTGGGACTGCGTACAGTACCTACAGCCCCAGGGCCCTGACCTGCGCACCTAGTTAGACATCCTGCCCACTCCAGAGCTGGGGCCACTAGGTACTCCTGACCTCACCACCTTCTTTCCTTTGAGCCCAAGGCAGAGAGCTGCGGCCGGTGTCATCCAGGTAGGGTCAGGTGTGGCCAGGGGCAGGTTTAGAGGACTGCCGCTTCGTCCAAGCCCCCTCTGAGATTTGATGGAGGACTGGATCTTCTTCCAGATACTGGTCAGGAAGCTGCAAGTGTCAGCAACCAGCCCCTGGCCATATCAACACCAATTAGGGAACCAAAGTTGTACTATCTGGGCCCAGGCTGTCTGGTTGGCAAGAGCAGTTTTCATTGATGAAACAAATGTCCCACAACAAAAACCCGAGTTTTCTGTGCTCCACGTGCAATATTTGTTATGAATGTTATCATGTAATTCATCAGATTATCTTTATAATCACTGTAGCTAGATGTTCCATGTCCATCCAAGTGACTTTTCTTCTGAGTGCAATATTTCAATAGCCTTGTAGTGGTAACTAGTGTTGCTTTTGTTTTAGACGATCTATGTGCAGGGCAATGCAATGAAGTTGAAACCCTTGTAAATAGGAGAGGTTGCAAGCCACATCAAGagtatttattactattattactattattaggcCTGCTTTTAATTTTCAGTGTGTTTCAGTATTTCGCATCCTGCCTCAGTATTGATCTTGTGTTCTTTGTGCCAATATGAAAAGGAGAGGTCGGTTCTTTCCTTTATTGTTGAATGCTCCCATTTAATGCTTTAAggcttttcctgtattttttagaCACCCATCTGCacaaaatgcaataaaaataattttattacacCCTTTATGGACTAAGGCATGCTGCTTGGACATCCACGAGCAACTCAAGGCTCAACACAGGAGAGCAATGGCCCTGGGCCAGGGAGCCCTGCACTTGGAGCGGCTCCCGAGCGGGAGGTTTCCCAGGAGTCAGGCGGTGTGACATCTCCCGGGAGGCAGCAAGCCTGTCTAGGGAGGCTTCGCTTTTGCTGGCATATTGGTCCTGAGACCACAGCAGCCTCGAGACACAAACCATGTTTACAAAAGGTTATTCAGTCTAGATTCTGCCAAAAGCCTGCACAATTAGAACAGAGGCCAGCAACTGAGATGAAATGACCCGCCTGCAACTACCACCTAGAAAAGGCTTCTCCCAATGGGCTTCCTTCCCGGGCCTGCTGACGCACTGACCTGCCAGAAGTGGGGTACAGAGCAGTGACAGGATTTGCTGGCAGGCTTTTGCTCTGTGCTATCATTAACACTTCTCACTTGGTGGGGTTCTGAGACCTGACCCAAGGTTGAGGACAAGGGGCAGGGATCCCACATGTGCTCTGTCAGACCCAAGAAAGAGGAGCACAGCtctcacttttaaattttaattaaaaagtaatcatttcattttattaacaaCACAAGAGTtccaaagaggaaaaacaaaccaCTATATAACACAAAGGTCAGAATATAAACTGCTGCCATTTGGGGGCCTTGAGTTCTCAAACCACTGCTCACCACGGCTCATCCACTGGCAGGCAGGGCATGGCTGAAGTCTCTGCTCTCCCTCCTTGCCAGGCCCCCTCTCCAACACTTGACCCACAGGGCCCTAAGGAGCAGGCTGACCGGAGGGAGACAGCTTCCTTTGGCTCCATTCAGGGCATCAGCCAGAGGAGAGCCCTCCCTCTAAACAACTTATTCTAGTTTACAAGTTATGAATGTAGTCTGCACAGAGCACATGTCCAGTTACCCACAGTTTGACATCAAATGGTCCCTACCTCCTGTTGATCATAAAATAGAACAATAGTCTATGACaacaaaagccttttttttttttttttttttttttttttttttttagcaaacaGTTCAAAAGAATCCATTGAAAGATGAATGTCCAATGCCAGAGTCTAGCACCGCCTTTTCAGAGCTGACTTTATCCACCAGGTGCTGCCAGAGGTGCTGCTGGAGGGCAGTGGGCCACATTCAGTTTGTGTCAAACTACTGGTGAGTGGAACTGTTCACATTGCTACAGCTTCCAATAAAATGGACAACAAACAAACCACACATACTCCAAACCAGCTACCAATGCAGACAGAAGAGTGCTTTTCTCAGGCTGTCTGCTGTAACATTGCTCCCCAGTCCAGGGCAGCTGATGGGAGAGCAGAGCCTCCTACTTGTGATGGGCACAGTGGCACTGCCCACCAAGGCCACGCTTGCTCCTGTGAGACAGACAGAGCGCAGTTCTGGCTGATGCACTGAAGTGGGAAGGCTTGGTAGGTTCAGAATGATCAAAGGTTGTGTCAACTGGCATGAGAAATGGTTTTCCAAACTCAGTTATCTGGAGcttggtttcttccttttcttccccaaaTCCAGCAGGCAGGGACTAGAGAAACTCCCATCAAGTAGAAACTGAGCTTAGCCacatgtgctgccaaagcaaccCCAGAGATACTTATTTTCTACCAAAAGCCAAAAAGGTACACCCCTGAATGCAGTATAAATTCTGATTCTGTTACATAAGAAGCAACAAAGCCTTGGGCAGATCAGGTGGTAGAAACTTGGGACATTTGATGTCATCTGGAGAGTGCAGAGAACATCCTCCAAACATCTCTACTTTGAATGAAGCGGGAGGTGGCCAGGGCAACAGGGAACTGGGGATAGAGGAACAATTTAGTTTCAGTAATGCCTCTGGTAAGATCCCATGGGAGCCTGGGGCCGTCCCACCTGAGCTGCGGTCTGGCTCACCAGGTGGGAAAGAGCAGGGCCACTCTGGATCAAGGTGTCTAGAGCCTTCTGTACACTGGGATTGTCAAAGTTAATACCTGTGGAAGACACAGGCCTCTGGCTAACCATGTTGCTGGCAGGTGCCAGGCGACTGGAGGGCTGGCCAAAGAGCCCTTGGGAAGGAGCCCCAGGCCTGGGGCCCATGTTCCGAGCAGATCCTGCCGGTCCCAAAATGTTTGGAGGCTGATTGCCAGAGGCCTGTGGTCTTTGCTGAGGctggttgtttgctgctgtggaAAAATTCTGGTTCTGGGTGCTTCCAGCAGCAACTGAGGGGGCTGCAGAGCTGCTATTGGCCGTCACCGTGCCGCTATTGAAGAGGCTGAGGATTTTGGCCTGAAGCTCTTGCTGGGAGGTAGGGGGTGCAGCTGGAGTGGGTGTAGCAGAGGGGAGCACTTGGCCACTCTGGAGTGGTTGGGAGCTTGGCTGTGTCTTCAACGAGGCACCCGAGGCCGCCCCGAGTGGCTGGCGGGAAATCGGGCCTGGAAGACAGAAGAGGAGGGCATCTGGTTGAGAGTGCCCCCTGGGGGCAGGAGGCCTAGCAGCCAAGGGAAGAACAACAAATCACTAATCACATCAATCACACGACAGAAACAGACATCAGACATCAACTTCCATAGGGGACACTTCATGGTATGTACTGTTTTTACAGCAAACATCTTAGTTCCCAGAGAGAACTGCttgaaaaaatgtaaataaaataaaaatggggcatCCACCTTGGCTACCAGAGAGTCAGTAATACTAGTCCACCACCACCCACAGTAAGTAGAGATCAGACTCAGTACGAAATCTAGAGTTGATCAAGTTCATTACAAGATCAGTGTGGATTGCCCATGGGAGAAACCAATGGATGAGCTCATTTCCCTTACCCACCCCAAAGAGCCCTGGGCCTGTCACCCTCCCCACAGAGCCTGGGGATTAGAGAAATGCAGAGTCAGAACTTCACCTCGGCCCTGCCACGTAGCTCACCAGGCAGAGAGTCGGTGCTGCTCCTCATAAGCCGCTCCTTGCGCTCTCGCAGGTAGTTGATGATTTTGTCCGTCTCTTCAGCAGTGAGGTATCTGTTGTCTGCCAGCAGGTTGATGAGGCTCTGGATAGCTGGAGGGTGCCCCCCACGCCCTCCCTCCTCGGGGCCTCCACGCTCTCTTTCCTGCAGGATGGCTTCATCGGCCATCTTGGCTGCCTGTCGGGCAATCTCCTCACGTTCTTTCTCTCGACAGTCATTCTTGTAGCGCTCGTAATTTCTGGCCACCAGCACCATGGCATCGGCCTGGGGCATGTTGCGATGCTCTGTAGGAGGGAATGACATGAGTGATTTTCTCCCATGACAGACTCAAGTGCCCACCTGCTGCACTCTGCCAAGCTTTTCCTAACCTCCAACAAGAAAGAATGATTTCAGTGACAAGAAGCCTGGAGACTGGGAGTGAGGTGGGTCTGCAGGGAAATGAGAGGGAATCTTTGGTAGGGAACACATCTATGTATAGAGCTATTTCTTTGGGGGAAATTCCTAGATCACAGACCTGTAGTAAAAACCAAAGAGACATGACAGCCTCCCACAGATTCAAATGGACCATGTGGGGAATAACCACGGGAGGCAGGCCCAGCAGCTTCTAGACCAGCAGCAGGAGGCCAAGAAGCCCTCTGTAAAGCCTGGCTCTCCCCTGTGCTCCTCAGGACAGAGCTGGCCTACTGTTTTTTAATTCATCAGTTAAAAACGTCATGGATTAAGATCAAATTGTGACCCTAAATAACCTCTTCTCACCAGtgagcagcaggctttgcagggcaaTGAGCAGACATCACAGAACCTTATGGAAACATCCTAAGGACTATCTACGAATGAATGCTGTAGCCATGGGTGGAACTGTGGGGCCACTAGAGACCCtgagaaaggggaaaaggggaagTCTGGGCTGTAAGGGCTACATATAGTGTCAGGTGGCACAGCAAGTTGCTTCAGAGATGAAGGATCTGTCCTGGGCCACTAGAGGGACAGAGCTTCCTTCCTGTCCTCACAGCCCCTCTGTTCACTTGTCCAGCACACTGACAAGTGGTCTATGACACTCTCTGTCCCCCAAGAGAGCACTCTGAAAGCGCAGACTCTACTGCACTAGGAGCAGTCAGTGCCAGTGGCAACCTCACTGGGAAGCCAATGACTTCACagtggtggcttgaattaggaCGCAATGGGTATATTTTACACTGTGGAAATAGGCAAATGCTATAAACCACCCCACCCTCATACTCCAGATCTGGTTGTTAAACAGTTACCAACACTTGTATAAACCTAGTGCCTAAGTAAGTAGACAGCAGGCTCACCTCCAGGGCACATAAGAACCCTACCACATTTGAACTCAAGATATTCAAGCCATTTGTTTAAAACTACTACTTATGAATAGGGCATAGAATTAACATGGTAGTGACTACCTCTGAGGTTTTGGCCTAGCTGGGACTTTTGTACCTTGCGGAGTTCCAAACATG
Above is a window of Jaculus jaculus isolate mJacJac1 chromosome 8, mJacJac1.mat.Y.cur, whole genome shotgun sequence DNA encoding:
- the Ncoa5 gene encoding nuclear receptor coactivator 5 isoform X1, which gives rise to MNTAPSRPSPTRRDPYGFGDSRDTRRDRSPIRGSPRREPRDGRNGRDARDSRDPRDLRDHRDSRDIRDHRDSRNIRDARDMRDFRDFRDLRDSRDFRDHRDPMYDRYRDMRDSRDPVYRREGSYDRYLRMDDYCRRKDDSYFDRYRDSFDGRGPPGPESQSRAKERLKREERRREELYRQYFEEIQRRFDAERPVDCSVIVVNKQTKDYAESVGRKVRDLGMVVDLIFLNTEVSLSQALEDVSRGGSPFAIVITQQHQIHRSCTVNIMFGTPQEHRNMPQADAMVLVARNYERYKNDCREKEREEIARQAAKMADEAILQERERGGPEEGGRGGHPPAIQSLINLLADNRYLTAEETDKIINYLRERKERLMRSSTDSLPGPISRQPLGAASGASLKTQPSSQPLQSGQVLPSATPTPAAPPTSQQELQAKILSLFNSGTVTANSSSAAPSVAAGSTQNQNFSTAANNQPQQRPQASGNQPPNILGPAGSARNMGPRPGAPSQGLFGQPSSRLAPASNMVSQRPVSSTGINFDNPSVQKALDTLIQSGPALSHLVSQTAAQVGRPQAPMGSYQRHY
- the Ncoa5 gene encoding nuclear receptor coactivator 5 isoform X2, whose translation is MRDFRDFRDLRDSRDFRDHRDPMYDRYRDMRDSRDPVYRREGSYDRYLRMDDYCRRKDDSYFDRYRDSFDGRGPPGPESQSRAKERLKREERRREELYRQYFEEIQRRFDAERPVDCSVIVVNKQTKDYAESVGRKVRDLGMVVDLIFLNTEVSLSQALEDVSRGGSPFAIVITQQHQIHRSCTVNIMFGTPQEHRNMPQADAMVLVARNYERYKNDCREKEREEIARQAAKMADEAILQERERGGPEEGGRGGHPPAIQSLINLLADNRYLTAEETDKIINYLRERKERLMRSSTDSLPGPISRQPLGAASGASLKTQPSSQPLQSGQVLPSATPTPAAPPTSQQELQAKILSLFNSGTVTANSSSAAPSVAAGSTQNQNFSTAANNQPQQRPQASGNQPPNILGPAGSARNMGPRPGAPSQGLFGQPSSRLAPASNMVSQRPVSSTGINFDNPSVQKALDTLIQSGPALSHLVSQTAAQVGRPQAPMGSYQRHY